One Oreochromis niloticus isolate F11D_XX linkage group LG16, O_niloticus_UMD_NMBU, whole genome shotgun sequence genomic window carries:
- the heg1 gene encoding protein HEG isoform X2 has protein sequence METWFLNHVLGLSLLVLHLGLPGPLRAGTPSNNSTNAATPALDDSVATDEVRSMENSATSNSYSSETLTPSQRNLLLRHAAETHAATAGNFGTDQTQSITETSSGSIETANPLSTEPLTSNFVTATEASSISNSDSNSRDWKDSSSSISNSDSNSRDWKDMTYTDKMPGISYVVSEEDRTQVFTEKGHILQDNPDTTLQMGDATASHTDVLTDSTYTTTSRAGERTLLSVTSSSSNSTSSAFTEDSNSRQPPSTWGISPKSTETENYTHSAPSTGITGRDVTDSFKGVFSETGSPGSSSGTQSFTGHPNATQQQHTSTSEEPSDSTSSVRVTEPSTDQSQVSFSSTPPFTSPAGGPTNISGTEQGLGSSSGASTEFSTGDHSSSTQSGTEGLSSQTREGNVDLGLTAVPSTVSSSTSETNQSLTDMPPLGTNVFLTTSPATVTERSQISEENPTISTAFSTTTTTTSTEAITTPPLVPTSSARLTSAMTSSPLQSPTSATVLYSSSSTVASTLAAQPTQRAPPRHTEGPVTGMSDPTNVTTLQIETSTGTHRDTTAHSQSITTTYTHSTPTKSTEALHTTRNQTDRGPTELVVTTLPPDFQHTSPSPPPPPPRNPCVPNPCNNEGMCMGDEPDEFRCRCQQGWEGRTCNKDIDECKQKQEPCPKGSTCVNTNGSFSCECLLGFDLEDGRTCSRAKTFLGSLSADESLRNSDIQIIIKLLSVSLSDYPGYRHSTVTKQEKVGIMVVNTFSISANVTTAEVKNRIQMSLKNCSSALAHCQVVLKYKLTYNVESLCAAQNIQCDEERSSCTDTSGIAYCQCREGYYKHNPDDLSCLECGDGYKLENGTCVPCMFGFGGFNCGNFYKLIAVVVSPAGGALLLILIIALIVTCCKKDKNDINKIIFKSGDLQMSPYADFPKNNRISMEWGRETIEMQENGSTKNLLQMTDIYYSPALRNSDLDRNGLYPFPGLPGSRHSCIYPAQWNPSFISDDSRRRDYF, from the exons ATGGAAACGTGGTTTTTGAATCACGTCCTCGGTTTGTCTCTTCTGGTCCTCCATCTGGGTCTGCCGGGGCCCCTCCGGGCTGGGACCCCCAGTAACAACAGCACGAATGCGGCAACTCCAGCACTGGATGACTCGGTGGCCACGGATGAAGTCAGAAGCATGGAAAACAGTGCAACTTCAAATTCATACTCCAGCGAGACTTTAACACCATCACAGAGAAACCTCCTGCTCAGGCACGCTGCAGAAACTCACGCTGCTACTGCTGGAAACTTCG GCACAGACCAGACACAGTCCATTACAGAAACAAGCAGTGGGTCTATAGAGACTGCAAATCCACTGTCTACTGAGCCACTTACCTCCAACTTTGTAACTGCCACTGAGGCCAGCAGCATCAGCAACAGCGACAGCAACAGCAGGGACTGGaaggacagcagcagcagcatcagcaacAGCGACAGCAACAGCAGGGACTGGAAGGACATGACTTACACAGACAAGATGCCAGGTATCTCTTATGTTGTGTCAGAGGAGGATAGGACCCAGGTGTTTACAGAGAAGGGCCACATACTCCAAGACAACCCAGACACTACTCTCCAAATGGGGGATGCCACAGCCTCCCACACAGACGTCCTCACCGACAGCACCTACACCACCACCAGCCGAGCTGGGGAGAGGACCTTGCTGTCTGTTACCTCCTCCTCCAGCAACAGCACCTCATCTGCCTTTACAGAAGACTCCAACTCCCGTCAGCCTCCTTCCACTTGGGGTATTTCTCCTAAGTCGACAGAGACTGAGAACTACACCCACAGTGCCCCGTCCACAGGGATTACTGGAAGGGACGTGACCGACTCGTTCAAAGGAGTATTTTCAGAGACTGGGAGCCCAGGGAGTTCCAGTGGAACCCAGAGTTTTACTGGACATCCCAACGCCACCCAACAACAGCACACGTCGACATCAGAGGAGCCGTCCGACTCAACGTCATCTGTCAGGGTGACAGAGCCCAGCACTGACCAATCTCAAGTGTCATTTTCCTCTACACCTCCTTTCACCTCACCTGCAGGAGGTCCTACCAACATTTCAGGAACAGAGCAGGGCTTGGGCTCTAGTTCTGGAGCTTCTACAGAGTTTTCAACTGGAGACCACAGTTCCAGCACTCAGAGTGGCACTGAGGGGCTTTCATCCCAGACCAGAGAGGGAAATGTCGACTTGGGTCTGACTGCAGTGCCCTCTACTGTCAGTAGTAGTACGTCTGAAACAAATCAGTCTCTGACAGATATGCCACCACTGGGTACTAACGTCTTCCTCACCACCTCACCTGCCACTGTTACAGAAAg ATCTCAGATATCAGAAGAAAACCCTACCATATCCACTGCTTtcagcaccaccaccaccacaacttCCACCGAGGCTATTACCACACCTCCTCTAGTTCCAACTTCATCCGCAAGGTTGACTAGCGCCATGACTAGCTCTCCTCTACAGTCCCCTACCAGTGCCACTGTCCTATACAGTTCGTCCTCCACGGTAGCCTCCACCCTGGCAGCGCAACCGACCCAACGTGCGCCACCCAGGCACACGGAGGGCCCCGTGACTGGGATGTCTGACCCCACTAATGTCACCACACTGCAGATCGAAACGAGCACGGGAACTCACAGAGACACCACAGCTCACAGCCAGTCCATCACTACAACCTACACCCACAGTACCCCAACCAAGAGTACGGAAGCTCTGCACACCACTAGGAATCAGACAGACAGAGGTCCTACAGAGCTGGTGGTCACAACACTGCCCCCCGATTTTCAGCACACCAgtccatcaccaccaccaccacctccaa GAAACCCCTGTGTGCCTAACCCTTGTAACAATGAAGGGATGTGTATGGGTGATGAACCGGATGAGTTCAGGTGTCGCTGTCAGCAAGGATGGGAGGGACGGACCTGCAACAAGG ATATTGATGAGTGTAAGCAAAAGCAAGAACCCTGCCCCAAAGGCTCCACGTGCGTTAACACGAATGGCTCATTCAGCTGTGAATGCCTGCTGGGCTTTGACCTTGAAGATGGACGCACATGTAGCCGAG CTAAGACGTTTCTCGGCTCTCTGAGTGCCGACGAATCACTACGTAATTCTGATATCCAGATCATCATCAAGCTG CTCAGTGTTTCACTCTCTGACTACCCAGGTTACAGGCACTCAACAGTGACCAAGCA AGAGAAGGTTGGTATCATGGTTGTTAACACGTTTTCCATCTCCGCTAATGTGACAACCGCTGAGGTCAAGAACAGAATCCAGATGTCTCTCAAAAACTGCAGCTCTGCATTAGCCCACTGCCAGGTGGTCCTGAAATACAAGCTCACTTACAACG TGGAGAGTCTTTGTGCTGCTCAGAATATTCAGTGTGATGAAGAGCGCTCCAGCTGCACGGACACCAGTGGTATCGCGTACTGCCAGTGCCGTGAGGGATACTACAAACACAATCCTGACGATTTGTCCTGCTTAG AATGTGGAGATGGCTACAAACTAGAAAATGGCACCTGTGTCCC GTGCATGTTTGGTTTTGGAGGATTCAACTGTGGAAACT TTTACAAGCTGATTGCAGTGGTAGTGTCACCTGCAGGGGGCGCCCTGCTCCTCATCCTTATTATTGCTCTCATTGTCACTTGCTGCAA GAAAGACAAAAATGACATCAATAAGATCATCTTTAAAAGTGGAGACTTGCAGATGTCGCCGTACGCAGACTTCCCTAAAAATAACCGGATATCCATGGAGTGGGGGAGAGAGACAATAGAGATGCAAGAGAACGGCAGCACAAAAAACCTGCTACAGATGACTGATATCTACTACTCT CCTGCCTTGCGTAACTCAGACCTGGACAGAAATGGCCTGTACCCCTTCCCGGGTCTCCCAGGCTCTCGCCATTCATGCATCTACCCAGCCCAGTGGAACCCATCTTTCATCAGTGATGATTCAAGGAGAAGAGACTACTTCTGA
- the heg1 gene encoding protein HEG isoform X1, translating to METWFLNHVLGLSLLVLHLGLPGPLRAGTPSNNSTNAATPALDDSVATDEVRSMENSATSNSYSSETLTPSQRNLLLRHAAETHAATAGNFGTDQTQSITETSSGSIETANPLSTEPLTSNFVTATEASSISNSDSNSRDWKDSSSSISNSDSNSRDWKDMTYTDKMPGISYVVSEEDRTQVFTEKGHILQDNPDTTLQMGDATASHTDVLTDSTYTTTSRAGERTLLSVTSSSSNSTSSAFTEDSNSRQPPSTWGISPKSTETENYTHSAPSTGITGRDVTDSFKGVFSETGSPGSSSGTQSFTGHPNATQQQHTSTSEEPSDSTSSVRVTEPSTDQSQVSFSSTPPFTSPAGGPTNISGTEQGLGSSSGASTEFSTGDHSSSTQSGTEGLSSQTREGNVDLGLTAVPSTVSSSTSETNQSLTDMPPLGTNVFLTTSPATVTERSQISEENPTISTAFSTTTTTTSTEAITTPPLVPTSSARLTSAMTSSPLQSPTSATVLYSSSSTVASTLAAQPTQRAPPRHTEGPVTGMSDPTNVTTLQIETSTGTHRDTTAHSQSITTTYTHSTPTKSTEALHTTRNQTDRGPTELVVTTLPPDFQHTSPSPPPPPPRNPCVPNPCNNEGMCMGDEPDEFRCRCQQGWEGRTCNKDIDECKQKQEPCPKGSTCVNTNGSFSCECLLGFDLEDGRTCSRAKTFLGSLSADESLRNSDIQIIIKLLSVSLSDYPGYRHSTVTKQSPPHREKVGIMVVNTFSISANVTTAEVKNRIQMSLKNCSSALAHCQVVLKYKLTYNVESLCAAQNIQCDEERSSCTDTSGIAYCQCREGYYKHNPDDLSCLECGDGYKLENGTCVPCMFGFGGFNCGNFYKLIAVVVSPAGGALLLILIIALIVTCCKKDKNDINKIIFKSGDLQMSPYADFPKNNRISMEWGRETIEMQENGSTKNLLQMTDIYYSPALRNSDLDRNGLYPFPGLPGSRHSCIYPAQWNPSFISDDSRRRDYF from the exons ATGGAAACGTGGTTTTTGAATCACGTCCTCGGTTTGTCTCTTCTGGTCCTCCATCTGGGTCTGCCGGGGCCCCTCCGGGCTGGGACCCCCAGTAACAACAGCACGAATGCGGCAACTCCAGCACTGGATGACTCGGTGGCCACGGATGAAGTCAGAAGCATGGAAAACAGTGCAACTTCAAATTCATACTCCAGCGAGACTTTAACACCATCACAGAGAAACCTCCTGCTCAGGCACGCTGCAGAAACTCACGCTGCTACTGCTGGAAACTTCG GCACAGACCAGACACAGTCCATTACAGAAACAAGCAGTGGGTCTATAGAGACTGCAAATCCACTGTCTACTGAGCCACTTACCTCCAACTTTGTAACTGCCACTGAGGCCAGCAGCATCAGCAACAGCGACAGCAACAGCAGGGACTGGaaggacagcagcagcagcatcagcaacAGCGACAGCAACAGCAGGGACTGGAAGGACATGACTTACACAGACAAGATGCCAGGTATCTCTTATGTTGTGTCAGAGGAGGATAGGACCCAGGTGTTTACAGAGAAGGGCCACATACTCCAAGACAACCCAGACACTACTCTCCAAATGGGGGATGCCACAGCCTCCCACACAGACGTCCTCACCGACAGCACCTACACCACCACCAGCCGAGCTGGGGAGAGGACCTTGCTGTCTGTTACCTCCTCCTCCAGCAACAGCACCTCATCTGCCTTTACAGAAGACTCCAACTCCCGTCAGCCTCCTTCCACTTGGGGTATTTCTCCTAAGTCGACAGAGACTGAGAACTACACCCACAGTGCCCCGTCCACAGGGATTACTGGAAGGGACGTGACCGACTCGTTCAAAGGAGTATTTTCAGAGACTGGGAGCCCAGGGAGTTCCAGTGGAACCCAGAGTTTTACTGGACATCCCAACGCCACCCAACAACAGCACACGTCGACATCAGAGGAGCCGTCCGACTCAACGTCATCTGTCAGGGTGACAGAGCCCAGCACTGACCAATCTCAAGTGTCATTTTCCTCTACACCTCCTTTCACCTCACCTGCAGGAGGTCCTACCAACATTTCAGGAACAGAGCAGGGCTTGGGCTCTAGTTCTGGAGCTTCTACAGAGTTTTCAACTGGAGACCACAGTTCCAGCACTCAGAGTGGCACTGAGGGGCTTTCATCCCAGACCAGAGAGGGAAATGTCGACTTGGGTCTGACTGCAGTGCCCTCTACTGTCAGTAGTAGTACGTCTGAAACAAATCAGTCTCTGACAGATATGCCACCACTGGGTACTAACGTCTTCCTCACCACCTCACCTGCCACTGTTACAGAAAg ATCTCAGATATCAGAAGAAAACCCTACCATATCCACTGCTTtcagcaccaccaccaccacaacttCCACCGAGGCTATTACCACACCTCCTCTAGTTCCAACTTCATCCGCAAGGTTGACTAGCGCCATGACTAGCTCTCCTCTACAGTCCCCTACCAGTGCCACTGTCCTATACAGTTCGTCCTCCACGGTAGCCTCCACCCTGGCAGCGCAACCGACCCAACGTGCGCCACCCAGGCACACGGAGGGCCCCGTGACTGGGATGTCTGACCCCACTAATGTCACCACACTGCAGATCGAAACGAGCACGGGAACTCACAGAGACACCACAGCTCACAGCCAGTCCATCACTACAACCTACACCCACAGTACCCCAACCAAGAGTACGGAAGCTCTGCACACCACTAGGAATCAGACAGACAGAGGTCCTACAGAGCTGGTGGTCACAACACTGCCCCCCGATTTTCAGCACACCAgtccatcaccaccaccaccacctccaa GAAACCCCTGTGTGCCTAACCCTTGTAACAATGAAGGGATGTGTATGGGTGATGAACCGGATGAGTTCAGGTGTCGCTGTCAGCAAGGATGGGAGGGACGGACCTGCAACAAGG ATATTGATGAGTGTAAGCAAAAGCAAGAACCCTGCCCCAAAGGCTCCACGTGCGTTAACACGAATGGCTCATTCAGCTGTGAATGCCTGCTGGGCTTTGACCTTGAAGATGGACGCACATGTAGCCGAG CTAAGACGTTTCTCGGCTCTCTGAGTGCCGACGAATCACTACGTAATTCTGATATCCAGATCATCATCAAGCTG CTCAGTGTTTCACTCTCTGACTACCCAGGTTACAGGCACTCAACAGTGACCAAGCA ATCTCCTCCCCATAGAGAGAAGGTTGGTATCATGGTTGTTAACACGTTTTCCATCTCCGCTAATGTGACAACCGCTGAGGTCAAGAACAGAATCCAGATGTCTCTCAAAAACTGCAGCTCTGCATTAGCCCACTGCCAGGTGGTCCTGAAATACAAGCTCACTTACAACG TGGAGAGTCTTTGTGCTGCTCAGAATATTCAGTGTGATGAAGAGCGCTCCAGCTGCACGGACACCAGTGGTATCGCGTACTGCCAGTGCCGTGAGGGATACTACAAACACAATCCTGACGATTTGTCCTGCTTAG AATGTGGAGATGGCTACAAACTAGAAAATGGCACCTGTGTCCC GTGCATGTTTGGTTTTGGAGGATTCAACTGTGGAAACT TTTACAAGCTGATTGCAGTGGTAGTGTCACCTGCAGGGGGCGCCCTGCTCCTCATCCTTATTATTGCTCTCATTGTCACTTGCTGCAA GAAAGACAAAAATGACATCAATAAGATCATCTTTAAAAGTGGAGACTTGCAGATGTCGCCGTACGCAGACTTCCCTAAAAATAACCGGATATCCATGGAGTGGGGGAGAGAGACAATAGAGATGCAAGAGAACGGCAGCACAAAAAACCTGCTACAGATGACTGATATCTACTACTCT CCTGCCTTGCGTAACTCAGACCTGGACAGAAATGGCCTGTACCCCTTCCCGGGTCTCCCAGGCTCTCGCCATTCATGCATCTACCCAGCCCAGTGGAACCCATCTTTCATCAGTGATGATTCAAGGAGAAGAGACTACTTCTGA
- the heg1 gene encoding protein HEG isoform X3, whose product MTYTDKMPGISYVVSEEDRTQVFTEKGHILQDNPDTTLQMGDATASHTDVLTDSTYTTTSRAGERTLLSVTSSSSNSTSSAFTEDSNSRQPPSTWGISPKSTETENYTHSAPSTGITGRDVTDSFKGVFSETGSPGSSSGTQSFTGHPNATQQQHTSTSEEPSDSTSSVRVTEPSTDQSQVSFSSTPPFTSPAGGPTNISGTEQGLGSSSGASTEFSTGDHSSSTQSGTEGLSSQTREGNVDLGLTAVPSTVSSSTSETNQSLTDMPPLGTNVFLTTSPATVTERSQISEENPTISTAFSTTTTTTSTEAITTPPLVPTSSARLTSAMTSSPLQSPTSATVLYSSSSTVASTLAAQPTQRAPPRHTEGPVTGMSDPTNVTTLQIETSTGTHRDTTAHSQSITTTYTHSTPTKSTEALHTTRNQTDRGPTELVVTTLPPDFQHTSPSPPPPPPRNPCVPNPCNNEGMCMGDEPDEFRCRCQQGWEGRTCNKDIDECKQKQEPCPKGSTCVNTNGSFSCECLLGFDLEDGRTCSRAKTFLGSLSADESLRNSDIQIIIKLLSVSLSDYPGYRHSTVTKQSPPHREKVGIMVVNTFSISANVTTAEVKNRIQMSLKNCSSALAHCQVVLKYKLTYNVESLCAAQNIQCDEERSSCTDTSGIAYCQCREGYYKHNPDDLSCLECGDGYKLENGTCVPCMFGFGGFNCGNFYKLIAVVVSPAGGALLLILIIALIVTCCKKDKNDINKIIFKSGDLQMSPYADFPKNNRISMEWGRETIEMQENGSTKNLLQMTDIYYSPALRNSDLDRNGLYPFPGLPGSRHSCIYPAQWNPSFISDDSRRRDYF is encoded by the exons ATGACTTACACAGACAAGATGCCAGGTATCTCTTATGTTGTGTCAGAGGAGGATAGGACCCAGGTGTTTACAGAGAAGGGCCACATACTCCAAGACAACCCAGACACTACTCTCCAAATGGGGGATGCCACAGCCTCCCACACAGACGTCCTCACCGACAGCACCTACACCACCACCAGCCGAGCTGGGGAGAGGACCTTGCTGTCTGTTACCTCCTCCTCCAGCAACAGCACCTCATCTGCCTTTACAGAAGACTCCAACTCCCGTCAGCCTCCTTCCACTTGGGGTATTTCTCCTAAGTCGACAGAGACTGAGAACTACACCCACAGTGCCCCGTCCACAGGGATTACTGGAAGGGACGTGACCGACTCGTTCAAAGGAGTATTTTCAGAGACTGGGAGCCCAGGGAGTTCCAGTGGAACCCAGAGTTTTACTGGACATCCCAACGCCACCCAACAACAGCACACGTCGACATCAGAGGAGCCGTCCGACTCAACGTCATCTGTCAGGGTGACAGAGCCCAGCACTGACCAATCTCAAGTGTCATTTTCCTCTACACCTCCTTTCACCTCACCTGCAGGAGGTCCTACCAACATTTCAGGAACAGAGCAGGGCTTGGGCTCTAGTTCTGGAGCTTCTACAGAGTTTTCAACTGGAGACCACAGTTCCAGCACTCAGAGTGGCACTGAGGGGCTTTCATCCCAGACCAGAGAGGGAAATGTCGACTTGGGTCTGACTGCAGTGCCCTCTACTGTCAGTAGTAGTACGTCTGAAACAAATCAGTCTCTGACAGATATGCCACCACTGGGTACTAACGTCTTCCTCACCACCTCACCTGCCACTGTTACAGAAAg ATCTCAGATATCAGAAGAAAACCCTACCATATCCACTGCTTtcagcaccaccaccaccacaacttCCACCGAGGCTATTACCACACCTCCTCTAGTTCCAACTTCATCCGCAAGGTTGACTAGCGCCATGACTAGCTCTCCTCTACAGTCCCCTACCAGTGCCACTGTCCTATACAGTTCGTCCTCCACGGTAGCCTCCACCCTGGCAGCGCAACCGACCCAACGTGCGCCACCCAGGCACACGGAGGGCCCCGTGACTGGGATGTCTGACCCCACTAATGTCACCACACTGCAGATCGAAACGAGCACGGGAACTCACAGAGACACCACAGCTCACAGCCAGTCCATCACTACAACCTACACCCACAGTACCCCAACCAAGAGTACGGAAGCTCTGCACACCACTAGGAATCAGACAGACAGAGGTCCTACAGAGCTGGTGGTCACAACACTGCCCCCCGATTTTCAGCACACCAgtccatcaccaccaccaccacctccaa GAAACCCCTGTGTGCCTAACCCTTGTAACAATGAAGGGATGTGTATGGGTGATGAACCGGATGAGTTCAGGTGTCGCTGTCAGCAAGGATGGGAGGGACGGACCTGCAACAAGG ATATTGATGAGTGTAAGCAAAAGCAAGAACCCTGCCCCAAAGGCTCCACGTGCGTTAACACGAATGGCTCATTCAGCTGTGAATGCCTGCTGGGCTTTGACCTTGAAGATGGACGCACATGTAGCCGAG CTAAGACGTTTCTCGGCTCTCTGAGTGCCGACGAATCACTACGTAATTCTGATATCCAGATCATCATCAAGCTG CTCAGTGTTTCACTCTCTGACTACCCAGGTTACAGGCACTCAACAGTGACCAAGCA ATCTCCTCCCCATAGAGAGAAGGTTGGTATCATGGTTGTTAACACGTTTTCCATCTCCGCTAATGTGACAACCGCTGAGGTCAAGAACAGAATCCAGATGTCTCTCAAAAACTGCAGCTCTGCATTAGCCCACTGCCAGGTGGTCCTGAAATACAAGCTCACTTACAACG TGGAGAGTCTTTGTGCTGCTCAGAATATTCAGTGTGATGAAGAGCGCTCCAGCTGCACGGACACCAGTGGTATCGCGTACTGCCAGTGCCGTGAGGGATACTACAAACACAATCCTGACGATTTGTCCTGCTTAG AATGTGGAGATGGCTACAAACTAGAAAATGGCACCTGTGTCCC GTGCATGTTTGGTTTTGGAGGATTCAACTGTGGAAACT TTTACAAGCTGATTGCAGTGGTAGTGTCACCTGCAGGGGGCGCCCTGCTCCTCATCCTTATTATTGCTCTCATTGTCACTTGCTGCAA GAAAGACAAAAATGACATCAATAAGATCATCTTTAAAAGTGGAGACTTGCAGATGTCGCCGTACGCAGACTTCCCTAAAAATAACCGGATATCCATGGAGTGGGGGAGAGAGACAATAGAGATGCAAGAGAACGGCAGCACAAAAAACCTGCTACAGATGACTGATATCTACTACTCT CCTGCCTTGCGTAACTCAGACCTGGACAGAAATGGCCTGTACCCCTTCCCGGGTCTCCCAGGCTCTCGCCATTCATGCATCTACCCAGCCCAGTGGAACCCATCTTTCATCAGTGATGATTCAAGGAGAAGAGACTACTTCTGA